The Triticum aestivum cultivar Chinese Spring chromosome 5A, IWGSC CS RefSeq v2.1, whole genome shotgun sequence genomic sequence GAAACGACAGAAACACTTTACAGCAGCTGTGAGTTTATGCTTGTGCTTGAGCTGTAAAGTTCATGCCGTTGAGGTCGATGGTGAATTACGTTTGATGATTATTGGACACTTCATAGCCGCAACCACAAGCAGTGAAGCTGTGAAGCCTTCTTTTGGTGTAGACTAATAAGGTTGGGTATTAGCTTGTTGTGATCCTGCCTGGTGGGGTTAAGATGTCATGTTGCAGGTGTAAGTAAATTGTGTCCAGTTGTGAGCTGCTTGTAGAAGTAGCAAAGTTGAGTTTACTTCATTCCTGAGTCATGGCATCAGGTTGTCACTTCTTAATGGTGCACTAAGTGGTCAAAATCTTTGTCGTTTCTCAATCTTGTTTTTAGCATTTTGCGTGGCCTCTAGTGTCATTGAGTAATTTTAATAAACTGCATTTTTTCTTCATCTTCCTAGTTTTACTGAGCTTTTAGTCTGGAAGAATTAAGGCTACTTTGTTTACCTTGCACTTGCTAAAAGAAGATCGGGTGGATATAGTATGTACATACTGTGTCTTTTTTTATACACCTGTTTTGCCTTAACATTTGTGGAAGTTCTTGAAAAAAACATTTTGATTTTCTTTAATTTCCACATgatttgttgtttatttctttcagAAACAAACAAGGGAGATTTGGCTGAAATAAGGAATGAAGATGCTCCAGTGTCCATTCCGCAAAAGCAGAAACCTTCTAAAGCAGAGAGGCGTGCTATTCAGGAGGCTCAGCGTGCTGCGAAAGCTGCTGCGAAGGAGGCAGGTAATACCTTATTTTCAGCCTTATATATAGTATTGTCATAATAAAACCTTCTCATCCACCCCGACTGTTTTTGGGCGTATTTTGGCTCGGGGACAGATGTGCTGCTTTGCAAAATGGAAATTTTAACTTCCAAATAGGTTTAGGCAATTAATTGTAAATAGAGCTCACTTTCTTATGGATTCACATTTATTTACAATGATCTGAAACATCTATATTGTAGCCACAACTTCCTAGCATGACGGTCACATTAATTTGGACTGTAGGTTTATCAGGAAAGTCTACAGGCGCTGCTTCTGGGGCTAATCCTGCAACATCCAAGCAAGCTAAGCCAGCTAAAATTTCTCAGAAGAAAGATGTGCCCCATGCTCCAAGTACAGTCGCTTCTGAGAAGAAGGTTACTGAACGCCAACCAGAGAGAGATAGAAAAAAAGATGTTCCTCATCCGAGAATGCAGTTTGATGACGTGCATCGGGTGGAGAAAGCAAAGAAACGTGCAATTGTCAACCAATCAGAGGCTCGAAACAGAGTTGAATTGTTTAGGCATCTGCCACAGTACGTCCATGGCACTCAACTTCCTGACCTCGAGTCAAAATTCTTTCAACTGGAACCAATTCATCCTTCTGTATACAAGGTAATTGCTATTCATCTACTCTACCCAAAATGTTATCTATGTGCGACATAAATACTTTTGTTATTCAGTCTCAAGTATGGTCATGTGACAATGATTTCTTGTTCATCACACATTAACTCTTCATGCATTTAGGCGGATTGCGGTATAGGAAACTAAGTATGCAACATTCCATTTATCAAGAATTAATAAATACTAGTGACATTTTCGTGACATAGATAAAAACAATAAGCTGCAGCTATCTTTGATTCCTCTGTCTCCATCGTGGTCTGAAACTACATGCTTCTGTCCTTGTGTTACCCTTAGTTTAATTTCAAGCACATAATGTTTTATGTATGGGAGAATGTGTGATGCTAGAGCGTTTATGAAACAATCATTTTCCTTTTCTGCCCCTTTTATTACAAATGTCAAGTATCATGCTCCTCTAGGAACAACTTGAGGGCTTTGGAGATATTTTTTGTAAACAACCATTTTGGCCAAGAACAAAACAACTCATGTTTACCTTTTGTGTATAATGCCTAATTATTATAAATTTGTTTGTGAGTTCACTGAAGCACTTTACAGTCACCAACTACAACATCAAATGGATAATATGATGTGAATGGTGTTATCTTAGAAGTGTCACATAGGCTATATATGCTGTGGTGGAGAAGAGAgaaatcagaagaagaaaaaacttGCCTTCTTTTAATTAAAAGATGATGTCCCATCAACAATATCTCTCAACACATGTGTTGTTAATAGGTTTGCTGATTTGGTAATCACTTACTGACTCAACAATATCTGCCTGGGCCAGTTCTTTTgctggcttctagaataagctggaataagctgccccctacccagcttattctagaagcccaatcAAATCTAGTTTATTAGAAGCCTACTAATTAAGACTTGACTAGTAGGCTTCTAAAAATATATTTTTGGTTGGGTTCTAGAATAAGCTGGTTAGGGGGCAGCTTATTCTTCTAGCTCAAAAAAGCCAGCAAAAGAACTGGTAAGGTATGGGTTTGCTCGACTGAATGTTAATTTCAGCTAAGTTAAATGATCCGTTTCTTCTTCGCTATCTTTCAGGTCGGGCTCCAATATTTGTCTGGTGAGGTATCTGGTGGCAATGGTCGTTGCATAGCAATGCTTCTTGCGTTCAGGGAGGCAATAAAAGATTACTCCACACCGCCAAATAAAACTCTCAGCAGAGACCTTACTGCAAAAGTTGGTAGCTATGTGTCATTTTTTATCGAGTGCCGTCCACTCTCAATTAGCATGGGCAATGCTATCAGGTTCCTGAAAAACAGGATTGCCAAGCTACCAATTACATTGTCAGAGTCAGAAGCCAAGGCCAGTCTTCAGTCTGATATTGATCGTTTTATTAATGAGAAGATAGTTGTTGCAGATCAGGTTATTGTCAGTCATGCTATCACAAAAGTCAGAGACGATGATGTCTTGCTAACATATGGGTCATCATCAGTTGTTGAAATGTTTTTGGAGCATGCTCATGAACTTGGTAGGAAGTTCCGTGTTATAGTGGTGGATTCTCGTCCCAAGCTCGAGGGGCAAGGATTACTGCGTAGATTAGTGGCGAAGGGCATTAACTGCACATATACTCATATAAATGCAGTTTCATACATCATGCATGAAGTTACAAGAGTCTTCTTGGGTGCATCCTCAATATTATCAAATGGAACAGTTTATTCCCGAGTTGGCACAGCATCCGTGGCTATGGTGGCACATGCATTTGGAATTCCTGTTTTGGTTTGCTGCGAGGCATACAAATTTGATGAGAGGGTGCAAATTGATTCTATATGCGCTAATGAGCTTGGTACGCATATGTTCTTGTATGCATTGTAAGTATACATCCGGGTCATGCATAACAAGTTTCTTACACAATTTTTTGCTCAGGTGATCCAGATGTGATTTCGAAAATTCCTGGGAGGGCAGATTTGGGCGATCTTAAGAACTGGGCTGACAACGAGAATCTCCAACTGTTAAATCTCACGTATGTACCTGAATACCATCTATGGATAGTTTCTTAGATCCATTAATTTACTTTGCATGAAAATAATTTTGCACATCTGATAGGTATGATGCAACCCCTTCTGATTATGTGTCGATGATCATAACGGATTATGGAATGGTAAGATACTCTTAAGCTTCTGGTCGTAGTCCATGCCGTTGTATATCTACAAAAACTATTCATATATGGTATCTTTTCAATTTGTTGTCCTCACACAAACACAGTTATTGAATTTGGCTATTAGCAGAATGGCAAATGTTCATTCTATTACCAAATTTTACTAGCTCTAGGATACAGTTTATTTCGTTTTGATGCTTTTACTATGGATGCACTCCATTGTGCTGTTAAGTGATCATTATTATAAGCTGTCTAACAGCTGTCTGCTTAGgattctgttaagaaacagaaacagTATCAGTGTTGTAAACTCGATGTACTTGTGTTACAGATTTAATAGAACCAACTGGAACCTTTGCAGTTAACATTTGAGCTTTGACCCAAGTCAACTGAATTCCTTTTTATAACATCCAATTAATCTTACGAAAAGTTATTTAGGCATGCCACGGTTCAGCTCTGAACATCCACACCTGTTGTTTCATTTTATGGTTGGATTAAAAAATATACATTATTGGCATCTGTTTTTGGTAGTTTTTACTAGCAAACAAGCCCATGCGTTGCAgcgggagaaaaaaaatcacacACTTCTAGTGTGGTAAGCATGGCTTAAGACTTGCCTCTGTCCACTGTTTCAATACGGCGTCCCACCAGTTTATGTTTATCCTCTTTCCTGTCCTCGTCGGTGGTGTCCGCTTATCCTCCTTCCCGCGCTTGCCTATGGTGGCCATGATTGTTCACCTAATCACAACGCCCCGGACATGCTCAATCCCAAGGCGATGAGCTCGATCACCGCACGACACCTGTCATTGTGCTTCACTACTGAGTAAATGCCAGACTCTGAGATACTTTCACCGTGTTATTTCATAAA encodes the following:
- the LOC123104908 gene encoding translation initiation factor eIF-2B subunit delta isoform X1 translates to MDLRRPPRSTSGGVEPKIRQVGFVTPGVSAPSEPPAVAAAAVSLPGAAAGSPPASDLSPGSLSPVMIPPPRHVDHLSPDSPSPPASDVLLLASSAPQPSSIRFAAASEFGEEDSRSLAPSAGELETNKGDLAEIRNEDAPVSIPQKQKPSKAERRAIQEAQRAAKAAAKEAGLSGKSTGAASGANPATSKQAKPAKISQKKDVPHAPSTVASEKKVTERQPERDRKKDVPHPRMQFDDVHRVEKAKKRAIVNQSEARNRVELFRHLPQYVHGTQLPDLESKFFQLEPIHPSVYKVGLQYLSGEVSGGNGRCIAMLLAFREAIKDYSTPPNKTLSRDLTAKVGSYVSFFIECRPLSISMGNAIRFLKNRIAKLPITLSESEAKASLQSDIDRFINEKIVVADQVIVSHAITKVRDDDVLLTYGSSSVVEMFLEHAHELGRKFRVIVVDSRPKLEGQGLLRRLVAKGINCTYTHINAVSYIMHEVTRVFLGASSILSNGTVYSRVGTASVAMVAHAFGIPVLVCCEAYKFDERVQIDSICANELGDPDVISKIPGRADLGDLKNWADNENLQLLNLTYDATPSDYVSMIITDYGMLPPTSVPVIVREYRKEQLWV
- the LOC123104908 gene encoding translation initiation factor eIF-2B subunit delta isoform X2, giving the protein MQFDDVHRVEKAKKRAIVNQSEARNRVELFRHLPQYVHGTQLPDLESKFFQLEPIHPSVYKVGLQYLSGEVSGGNGRCIAMLLAFREAIKDYSTPPNKTLSRDLTAKVGSYVSFFIECRPLSISMGNAIRFLKNRIAKLPITLSESEAKASLQSDIDRFINEKIVVADQVIVSHAITKVRDDDVLLTYGSSSVVEMFLEHAHELGRKFRVIVVDSRPKLEGQGLLRRLVAKGINCTYTHINAVSYIMHEVTRVFLGASSILSNGTVYSRVGTASVAMVAHAFGIPVLVCCEAYKFDERVQIDSICANELGDPDVISKIPGRADLGDLKNWADNENLQLLNLTYDATPSDYVSMIITDYGMLPPTSVPVIVREYRKEQLWV